The Bombus terrestris chromosome 16, iyBomTerr1.2, whole genome shotgun sequence genome includes a region encoding these proteins:
- the LOC110120006 gene encoding uncharacterized protein LOC110120006 — MNGSNGRTENSSKLSQSFDNRRNYAIETVCLILLGYAIVPCWGSTMLIEKKHETPMHKVELTQKGYIQFLRWELPVPEMTEFTFCLWMQSNDLTHSHPIFSYSKDERERLVRSWIAPHGRSIHLEIGGKQVLAMPTDILENRWYHFCLSWENQAGLYGLWINGQLWAQGHSDETIGQTIPSGGDIVLGQEYTDFDKGLEDGIEGSVLGFNLLLASAFDRPHTDYQLEASYDSTRVSTSSYATVPLFARIPTKLMQRAIDYGMRTKTPYTFLPTNSNKLRGHGYDENAVSLPLLIGTAKSTSSGTTDPWRDATSIELSRLQEQPLGLQLIKLSYTHCEIGRGSPYIGGKLMLISWTRTAVRIFGGALLKNVASDCGNF; from the exons ATGAACGGATCGAACGGACGAACGGAGAACTCGTCGAAACTTTCTCAATCTTTCGACAATCGTCGAAATTATGCAATTGAAACCGTTTGTTTGATTTTACTGGGTTACGCAATAGTTCCATGTTGGGGGTCAACGATGCTGATAGAAAAGAAACACGAGACTCCTATGCACAAGGTGGAGCTCACTCAGAAGGGATACATTCAG TTTCTACGATGGGAGCTGCCAGTGCCGGAGATGACGGAGTTCACCTTCTGCCTGTGGATGCAATCGAACGATCTCACTCATTCTCATCCCATATTTTCCTACTCGA AAGACGAGCGAGAGCGACTGGTACGATCGTGGATAGCGCCACATGGCAGGAGCATTCACCTTGAGATCGGAGGAAAACAGGTGCTCGCGATGCCGACCGATATTCTAGAGAATCGATGGTACCATTTCTGTCTCAGCTGGGAGAACCAGGCCGGGCTCTATGGACTCTGGATCAACGGCCAGCTCTGGGCTCAAGGTCATTCCGATGAG ACGATAGGACAGACGATCCCGAGCGGAGGAGACATCGTGCTGGGACAGGAGTACACGGATTTTGACAAAGGGCTGGAAGACGGTATCGAGGGTTCCGTATTGGGCTTCAACCTTCTTTTAGCTTCGGCTTTCGACAGGCCGCACACAGACTACCAGCTCGAAGCCTCCTACGATTCGACTCGGGTGTCCACCTCGAGTTACGCCACGGTTCCGCTTTTTGCGAGGATTCCAACGAAACTGATGCAACGCGCCATCGATTATGGAATGCGAACGAAAACGCCTTACACATTCCTGCCGActaattctaataaacttcGAGGACATGGTTACGACGAGAATGCCGTGTCTCTGCCTCTGCTGATCGGCACAGCTAAATCCACCTCTTCTGGAACGACTGATCCATGGCGCGATGCTACGAGCATAGAACTGTCCAGGTTGCAAGAACAACCTCTAGGACTGCAATTGATAAAATTGTCGTACACACACTGTGAAATTGGTAGAGGAAGTCCTTACATTGGTGGTAAACTGATGTTGATTTCCTGGACCAGAACTGCAGTTCGTATTTTTGGTGGAGCTTTGTTGAAGAACGTTGCCAGCGATTGTGGCAATTTCTAA